The DNA window ATGCACTCGAGAATACGCGTCGTGATCAGGCTCCAGCGCACGGAGACCAGGAAGATGGTGGCGCTGATCGCCGTCATGGAGTGGATGAACAGATAGCGCATGCCCGCCAGGATGGCGGGGAGCACCAGCGGCAGCGTCACCTTGCGGAATGTCCGCGCCGGGGAAGCGCCCAGACTTGCCGAAGCCTCTTCGATGGACGGGTCGATCTGCTGCAGCGAGGCGATGACGTTGCGGATGCCGGCGGAGGAGTAGCGGAACACGTAAGAGGCGACGAGGATCGAAACCGTGCCCGTCAGCACCAGCGGCTTATCGTTGAAGGCGATCACGTAGGCGATGCCGACCACTGTGCCTGGCAGCGCGAAGTTGAGCAGCGAAACCGTCTCCAGCGTCTTATGCCCTTTGACTTTCAGACGTTCTGTGGCGTAGCCGACCAGAACGGCGAGCAGGCCGCCCAGCGGCGTGCCGAGACAGGCGATGATCAGCGTGTCCTTGATGGCCTTGCGCCCGAAGTTGAACACGTAGGCGTAATTTTCGCCCGTCAGCGCGTTGTTGATGCCCCAGACTTTGACGACCGAGCCCCAGAAAATCAGCGCGTAGATGTACACGACGAAAACCATCACGAACGCGATCAGGCCGATGATGCAGGCCGTGGGGAACGCCCCGGGGCCTTTCACGCTGCTGCGGCCGCCGGCCTTGCCCGAGATGGTCACGAAACTTTTTTTGCTCAGCCAGCAGTACTGGATCGCGTACACGATGAGCGCGGGCACCAGCAGCACGAAGGAGAGCGCCGCGCCGCCCTTGAGGTCGTACATGCCCGTGATCTGCAGATACGCCTGCGTCGGCAGCACGGGAAACGCGTGCCCGGCCAGGACCAGCGGCGTGGCGAAGTCCGCCAGCGAGCAGGCAAAGACGAGCAGAAAGGCGTTCGCCAGCCCCGGAGCCGAGAGCGGCAGCGTTACCGTGCGAAAGACCCGCAGCGGCGAAGCTCCCATCGAATAGGCCGCGTCCTCCAGATTGGAATCGATGCGGCTGAGGATCGTCGTCAGCGTCATGAACGCGACGGGGTAGAACGTGAGCGTTTCCGAGAGGAACGTGCCCCAGAAGCCGTAGAAGTTGAAGTTTTCAAGCCCCAGCAGCTTGAGCAGAAGGCCGTTCGGCCCCAGCGAGAGCGTCAGGGCGATGCTGCTGGTAAACGGCGGCGAGATCAGCGGCAGCATGGAAATGCCGGAAAGGAGGAATTTGAACCAGCCTGGCAGAGAAAGGCGCGTCACCGCGTAGGCGAAAACAAAACCCAAGACCGTGCCGGAAACCGCCACGCAGCCGCCCAGCAGCAGGCTGTTGATCAACGCCTGCCGGTCGTACCAGTTGGTGATGACCGGCGCAATATTGGCAAGGGTGAATCTGCCGTCGACCCAGAACGCGATCCACAGCAGACGGAGGGCCGGGTAAATTACGAAAATCCCCAGAGCGAGCCAGAGCATGGCGACGACGGCCCGAGTGGCGGGATCCCGCCGGGAGCGAGTAGAAAGACTGTGTGTCAAAATTTTCACCTGCTTCAGTCGAAAAGGCGCGCGCAGACGGCGCCGGATTCCTCGGCGGCCTGTCGGAGCGTCAAAAAAAAGGGCCCCGCGAGGAGCCCCGATAAATTGGCAGCGCTATTTGATGACTTCGTTCTTCCAGCGCTCCACGAACTCGTCGCGCTTGGCTCCCTTCCAGGCCACGTCGGTCTCGACAAGGTTGATCGCGTTCAGATCGAGCAGAGGATTGTCGGTTGTGACGTCGGTGCGGGTGGGGACGTAGTTGATCTTGTTGGCGACGATGAAATCGGCGAAGCTCTTGCTGACCATCCAGTCGGCGAACTTCTTGGCGTCTTCCAGATTCTTGGCCCCGTGCACGACGCCGCAGCCCTCGATGCCGTAGGACACGCCGTCCTTGGGATAGCTGACTACCACGGGGTAGCCTTGCTGCTGGATGTCGAGCGCGTCGACGATGTAGAAAATGCCGGAAGCGCACTGGCCGGTCGCGATCGGCATGGCGCCGCCCGCGCCGCTCTTCGTGTACATCTGGATGTTGGCGTGCAGCTTCTTCTGATACTTGAAAGCTTCGTCTTCGCCCATGATCTTCACCAGCGAGAAAATGCGTTCCGTCGCCGTGCCGGACGTGCGGGCGTCGGCCATCTGCAGACCGTTCTTGTATCTGGGGTCGAGCAGATCGTTCCAGGTCGCGGGAGCCTGCATCTTGTTCTTCTTGAGGAAATCCTCGTTCGTCAGGAAGCACAGCGGGATGATGCCGATGCCCGTCCAGTAGCCGTCCGCACTGCGGAACTTGGCCGGGATGGCCTCGACGCCCTTGGGAGAGTATTTCTCGAAGACGCCCTGCGCGACGATGGCTTCATAGGTATCGGCGGGGCCGCCGATCAGCACGTCGACCTGGGGATTGTTCTTTTCGGCCTCGAGACGCGTCTTGGCTTCGCCGGAAGACAGGCGCAGGAAGTTGACGTGGATCCCCGTCTCCTGCTCGAACGCCTGAGTCACCTTCGAAACGTACTTTTCCGGCATGATCGAGTAGGCGTTGATCTCCGCCGCGCGTGCGGGCAAAGCCGTCAAGCCCAGCAACAGAACGAGTGCAGCAAATTTTTTCATCATCGAAACATCCTTTCCGAAAATAATTGAGATGAGACGCCAGATGGAACGTAAACATTATAGCGCAGATAGTCAGTGATTCCAAGATAGTTTCGACAGATAATCGTTCGTCGGCGCGGTTGCAATTTTCACCTTTGTGAGCGAAAATCCTGTATGGGCAACGCGCCCATGGGCGCAGTCGAAATTTGTGTAATCACACAGTTTAAATTATATTTTTTAAGGAGGAGTTTTCATGAAATTGTTTTCTGCGGCAAAACGTCTTGCGTTCATCGGGATCTGTTTGTCGGCGCTGGATGTCGGCGGCTTGGGGACGGGCGGTTGGGCCCGCACGGTCGAGTCGATGAACTTCACCTACGTGCAGTCGCCGCTGAACGTGCCTTCCATCGTCGAGAAAGCGCGGGGCAGCTTCGCCTCTTATTTTAAGGAACTCGGCCTGCCGGTCGGCTACGCCAATCTGACCGCCGGGCCGCAGCAAACGGCGGCGCTCGCTTCCGGCGATCTGCAGATCCTCAACGCCGTCGGCGGCACCTCGATCATCCTTGCGGCGGCCAACGGCGCCGACGTCAAGATCATCAGCATGTACAGCCGTTCGCCCAAGGCGTTCATGCTCTTTTCCAACGACGCGGCCATCGATTCGCCGGCGGCGCTGAAGGGCAAGACCGTCGCCGGGCCGAAAGGCACCAATCTTCATGAGCTGCTGGTCGCGTACCTCAAAACCGGCGGCCTGACCATCGACGACGTCAAATTCGTCAACATGGGCATCCCCGCGGCGCTGGCCGCCCTCGAAGGCGGCACGATCGACGCGGCGCTGCAGGCCGGCCCCAGCGCCTACAACTGCATGAAGTCGGGCAAGCACCTGATCACGAACGGCGACGGACTGGTCGCGGCGCTCATCGCCACGGCGACCAGCCAGAAATTCTACGACGAGAACAAGGAATTGGTCGAAACGTTCGAGAGAGCGCAGCGTTCGGTGCTGCAGTTCATCGCCGAAAATCACGACGAAGCCATGAAGATGACGGCCGAGGCTACCGGCCTGAGCGTGGAAGCAGTGGAGGAAATGTTCCCCATGTACGATTTTTCCATGGACGTCTCCGAGAAAGACGTCGAAGATTTGAAGAAAACGGAACAGTTCCTGCTCGACAACGGCATGATCGACAAAGAAATCGACGTGAAGACGCTCTTTTTGAAGCGCTGAGGCAATTATGAACAACAAAAAAAGGACTGCTTTTCAGCAGTCCTTTTTTTGTTGCTCTGAATCACAACGACGGCGGAACGGCGAAACCTAGAGATACACTCCGCGCATTTCCGTGGCGTCGGCGACACGCTTGATGGCGGCGAGGAACGCCGCGCGGCGCATCTTCACGTTGTGCTCCTGGGCGTAATCCCAGACCTTCTTGAAATTGTCCTTCATGATGCTCAGCAGACGGTTGTTGTAGTCCTCTTCGGACCAGAAGAAACCGCCGAGATCCTGGCACCACTCGAAGTAGGAGCCGATCACGCCGCCGGAATTGGCGAGGAAATCGGGAACGACGAGAATGCCTCTCTGATCGAGGATCTTGTCGCCTTCGGGCGTGGTGGGGCCGTTCGCGCCTTCGACGATGTACTTGGCCTTGATGTCGCCGGCGTTCTTCTCGGTGATGACGCCTTCCAGCGCGCAGGGCAGGAAGATGTCGCAGTCGCACGTCTGGATGGAATCGATCATCTTGACGCCGGGTTCCTTGTCGAGACCGGTGAGGAGCTTCTTGGGGTTGGAGGCGATCAGTTTGAACGCCTTGGCGATGTCGATGCCGTTCTCACTGTAGTAAACGCCGGTGATGTCGCTGATAGCGACAACTTTGGCGCCGGCTTCGGCAAGCGTCTTGGCAGCGAAGGAGCCGACGTTGCCAAATCCCATCACGGCGCACTTCATGCCCTTGATGTCCTTGCCGAGGGCCTTCATGAATTCGATGGCGCAGGTAGCGACGCCGAGGCCGGTGGCCGCGTTGCGCCCCTTGGAACCCCAGAGCGGAATGGGCTTGCCGGTGAAGATCGCGGGCTCGAGACGGCCGCGCATACGGCTGATGGTGTCCATGAACCAGGTCATGACCTGACCGTTGGTGTTCACGTCGGGAGCGGGAACGTCCGTCCAAGCGCCGACGACCGGTTCGATGCGGGCCGCGTAGGTGCGGCTCAAGCGCTCGAGTTCCTTCTTGGAGAGCTTCAGCGCGTCGACGCGCACGCCGCCCTTGCCACCGCCGTAGGGGATACCGGCCAGCGAGCATTTCCAGGTCATCATGAAAGCGAGGGCTTCGCACTCGTCGAGGCAGACGTCCTGGTGGAAGCGCACGCCGCCCTTGGCGGGGCCGACGGCGCTGTTGTGAGCGACGCGGAAACCTTCGAAGACCTGGATGGAGCCGTCGTCCATTTCAACGGGGACGGAGACGCAGGTCTTGCGCTCGGAATGGGCGAGAATGTCGGTGATCCCCTCGTCGAGCCCCATTTCCTCAGCCGCGCCGTAGAAGTTCTCGAGTGCCGTGCGAAGGAGTACATTGTCAGACTTACGTTTTACCAAAGCCATAGCAAAACACCTCCTGAGATTTAGCGGTTAAATACCGCTTCAAACCGAACACATGCTACATCAATCACAATTTTATTTTAACACTCTTTCCTGGTGAGTCCAATGCGTTTATGTGTATACAAGCCTTGTCCATAAGTTATGAATATCGATCGCCACTGTAATTATTGATATTTGCTGATTTTAGACGAAAAATAACTATATATTATTCATCTTTTTGCTTTGCAGCGATAAATATTTATAAAGCCTTTAATATATCTTCGGGGTGACGCCGGTGAATCGGCTCAGAAAAAATTTCGAAACGTCCGCTCTGTCGCGGCTCAAATAAAAAACCGAGCGAATGCGGGGCATTCGTCCGGCCAAGAGAGCGATTTTCCGAGTTTGGTGCGGGGGGAGCACTGCGAGCGCACAAGACGGCAGAGCGCCGTCGGACAGGAACGATCATTGTGAAAGATTTTGGGCGTTCACTAAGCCTGCGCACGAAAAAAAAGCGCCGCCTTTTCCTCGGCGTGATTTTGCGGCGTGTGGCAGTTATAGACGAACGCCGGCGGAATGTTGCGGAGAACGAACGAAATTCTGACCGATTCGAAAAGGTGGCAAAAAAGGCGGTGCATTTGTCGGGAATATTGATAAGCGATGAATTGTCCGTTGGGTTTCAGACATGCGATCACGCCCTGGAGAATTTTGCCGGAAACTTCTTTGGGGAGCGTTGTCCACGGAAGGCTGGAGATGACCACGTCCAGCGAGCCTGGCCTGATGACCTGAGCGAGGTCGCAGGCGTCGGGAAACACGGCGATTTTAAGCTTGTTTTCGATTTTTTCGCGCAGTTTTTGATCCAGTTCGAAGACGGAAAGGCAGGCATCGGGAGAAATTTTTTTGAGCAGCGCTTCCGTCACAACTCCGGTGCCGGCGCCGAGTTCGGCAACGTCGGTCACTGCGGGCCAGTCCGTGAGCTTGAGCATCTCCTGAACGAGAAAGTGGGAGCTGGGCGCGACGCTGCCGATCTGCCCCGGCTGCGCGATAAAACGGCGCAGAAAAAGCAGGGTGCTCCGTCGAGGAAGCAGAGGAATCGGTTCTTTATCCATAAGAGGCCTCCGAATTGTCATGAAAAGATGAACGGGGCTTTGAAAGTCGTTCCGTAAAATGTGAACAATATTGTATCATAGATCTGCGGGCTGCATGAGGCAAAATGTCGACGGCGTCGTACGGCGTCAAGAAAACCATGGGCTTAAATATAAAACAGTTGACGCCTCCTGCTGTAATTTTTAAAATCAAACTCTCCATTTGTTGAACGTTATTACGGGGGGTGCGGGGATGGATCTTGTCGCAGCATTTGTCTTTTTCGCGGGAGCGATGGCGGTGGGGCTCGGTTGTCGTCTGCCCATGTTCTGGGCGATGATCGTCGGTTATTTCGCTTTTGTCGCCGTGGGGCTGCACCGGGGGTACCCCCTTGGCGTTCTGTTGAAAATGTCATGGCAGGGCGCGAAGAATTCGCTGATCGTCATTCGCGTTTTGCTGCTGATCGGCATGCTGACGGGACTGTGGCGTTCGGCGGGGACCTTCGCTTTCCTGGTAACGTGGGGAATGCGCCTGGTCAAACCTTCGTTGTTTATTCTCGCGGCCTACGCGCTTTCCTGCGGATTGTCCTACGCGATCGGCACCTCGTTCGGCGTCGCCGGCACTCTCGGCGTCGCCCTGATGGCCTTGGCTCGCGGCGGCGGGGCCAACGAGCTGATCACCGCGGGGGCCATCATGTCCGGCATCTACTTTGGCGATCGCTGTTCGCCGGCATCGTCCTGTGCAAATCTTGTTGCGTCGTTGACGGGAACGGAACTTTACAACAACATCAAGCTGATGATGAAAACTTCTCTGGTGGCGGTCGTGGGGTCCTGTTTGTTCTATTATCTTCTTTCCCTGGCCTACCCCATGCCACGCGCCGACAGCGGCATGATTTTGTCCTTGGAGAAGAGTTTCAATTTGACGCCATGGGTGATTGTTCCCGCGGTGATCATGTTTGTGATGCCGCTGCTGAAAGTGCGGTCACTCTATGCTTTTCTTGCCAGCATCGCCTTTGCCTGGGGCTGCACGGTGTGTTTTCAGCACGCTTCTTGGGACAACTCGCTTCGATACGCCGTCTTGGGTTTTTTCGCCGAGCCCGGTTCGGCGGCGGCGCTGTTTAACGGCGGCGGGCTGAAGTCCATGCTCGACATGTGCGCCGTCCTGTTTATTTCCGGAACCTATTCGGGAATTTTCGACGGCACGCATATGCTTGACGGTCTTCAGGAACGCCTTGCCGGCTTTATGCGCCGAACGAGTTCCTTTGCCGCTTTGACGCTGGTCGGCATTATTGCCAACGGGATTTTCTGCAATCAGACGATTGGCATCATGATGACAACTCAAATGATGAAGAGGCCTTATGAACGCGCGGGGCTCAGTCGCACGGAGCTGGCCCAAGACATTGCCAATTCGACGGTGGTGACGGCGGGACTGATCCCCTGGTGTATCGCCTGTTCCGTGCCGCTGGCGATGCTGGAAGTCTCGGCTCAGGCTCTTCCGTATGCCGCGTATCTTTATTTGCTCCCGCTTTCCTACGCGCTGATGAAAAAGATCTGGTTCAAAAGTTAATCGCCCCGAAGAACGCGAATGGCCAACGGGTCTGTCTCCCTTTGTTGCCGTTCGGAGGGGAGGCGTTTGTGCAGGCGCACAAAGAATTCAAGGGGCTGGCTCGTAACTTGCAATGTGTTGTTTATGTGCTCTTTGCCTTGCGTTTTTTCCGGATTGAGCTATACTGCGCTATGTAATTTGAACGCATATTCTCCGTTCCAGCGCACCGGACAGGCGAAGAAAACGCTTCGCGATATCATTTTGCTCAGGAGGCATAACATGGACATCAGAGCTTGGGCGGCGTTATCCATCTTTGTCGGCGTCATCGTCGCGATCGCCAGCGGCAAGGTGAAATCGACGACCGCCACGCTGCTGGGCGCCTCGGTGATGGCGTTGAGCGGTCTTCTTTCCGGCGATCAAATCGTCGCGGCGATCGACCACAACACGGTCGGTCTGCTCGTGGGCATGATGATCGTCGTGGGGATTCTGTCGAAGTGCGGCGTGTTCCAGTATATCGCCGTCAAGGCCGTGAAGGTGACCGGCGGCCGGGGCAGTTTAATCCTCTGGTCGATCTCGTTTATCACGGTGATCCTTTCGGCGTTTCTCGACAACGTCACGACGATTCTGCTTGTGACGCCGGTTGTTTTGTCGCTCTGCGACCTGATCGGCCTCAAGCCGCTTCCGTTTCTGATGATGGAGAGCTTCGCCTCGACCATTGGCGGCACGGGAACGCTGATCGGCGATCCGCCCAACATGATCATCGGTTCCATCGCCGGACTTTCGTTCAATGATTTCATCAGAGTGATGACGCCTGTCGCCTTGATTGTCTGGGGGAGCGTCACGCTGTACCTGGAGCGCTGCTACCGTGCCGAGCTGAGCGCCGTGAACGCCGAGGCGACGGCCCGCCTGAACCAGGTTGACGAGTCGAAGCTGATCACTGACCGGCGGCTGATGGCCAAAGCGCTGCTCGTCATCTTCTTTGTGCTCGTCGCGTTTGTGCTGCAGAAGCAAATCGACGTCGAGCCCTCGGTTTCCGCTCTGACGGCCGCGGCCGTGCTTCTGATCATCACCGGCGTCGACGACGCGACGATCATCCGCGACGAAGTGGGCTGGACGACGATCATTTACTTCGTCTCGCTTTTCGTCATGGGGGGCGGGCTGCGCGCCACCGGCGTGATCACCGCCATGGCGCACGGCATCGCGACGCTGTTTTCCGGATCGCCGCTGGCGATGGCCTTGGGGATTCTTTGGGTTTCGGGCATTGCCTGCGTCTTCATCAACAGCGCGGCTTTCGCGGCGATCTTCGTCTATGTCGTCGCGGAAATCGCTTCGGCGACCGGCATGCCGGCGACGCCGCTGTACTGGGCGCTGGCTTTGGGCGCCTGTCTCGGAGGCAGCGGCAGCTATCTGGGCGCGGCGGCCAACGCTGTGATGGCCGACCTGGCCGTGAAGAACAACGTCGGCATTTCCTTTGGGTATTTCATGAGGATCGGGCTGCGGGTCGTGCTGATCTCTCTGGTTATTTCTTCCGCAGCGGTGTATGTGATCTGTAAATTGTCGTAGAATCATGGTGCGGGGAACACCATTCGAAATCGATCGTTAAAGGGGCTGAGTATTGTGAAAATCGGCGAGTTGATGGACCGCGACCTTACAGCGCTGCACGAGGAAAACACCGTGGCGGAAGCGATCGAGACGCTTTTGCGGCATCACATGACGGGGCTCCCGGTGCTCGACGAGGACTGCCATGTCCTCGGTTTTGTCAGCGAAGAGGACATCATCAAATCCGCGCTGCCGGATTATGTTTCCAAGCTGCCCTCTTCGGCGTTCCTTCCCGATTACGGGCAGTTCTCCGTGCGTCTGGCCGCGGTCGGCGCCAAGACGGTGAAGGACATCATGCACCGAGGCTGCGTTGCCTTCGATGTGGACGATACGGATTTCGTCGTCGCGGCGGAAATGATCCGCCGGCACATCAAAGTCGCTCCCGTCCTCAAGGACGGCGTGATGGAAGGCTATATCAGCCGCGCCTACCTGATCAAGAGGATGATGCGCGCGGCGAAACCCGGAAGCGACGCGGAAGTTTTGGACGATCAGCACTGAATACGAAAAGGGAGGCCGGCAGCGGGCCTCCCTTTTCGTATCTGGTGTAGAATAGGCGGGAAGATCATTTGAAACGGAGGCGGAAAAACGGTGGATGAAAAACTGAAAATCTTGAAGCAATATTTTGGCTACTCTTCCTTCCGCCCCGGCCAGGAAAAAACGATCGACGCGCTGCTCGGCGGGCGGGACACTTTCGCCGTGATGCCGACCGGCGCGGGAAAGTCCATCTGTTATCAGATCCCGGCGCTTTTGGGGCGCGGCGTGTCGCTGGTCGTTTCGCCGCTGGTGTCGCTGATGAAAGACCAGGTCATGTCCCTTGTGCAGATGGGCGTGAAAGCGGCCTATATCAACAGTTCGCTGACTCCGGCGCAGATCCGCGTCGTCCTTGACCGGGCTTGCGGCGGGCAGTACAAGATCATCTACGTTGCCCCCGAGCGTCTGTTGACGGGCGGCTTTTTGCAGTTCGCGCAGAACGCGCCGATCGATTACGTGACGGTCGACGAGGCGCACTGCGTTTCCAAATGGGGGCAGGACTTCCGCCCCAGTTATCTGGACGTAAGGACGTTTGTCTCCGGACTGCCGAAGCGGCCGGTGCTCGGCGCCTTTACGGCCACGGCGACGGCGGAAGTCAGGAAAGACGTCGTCGATCTGCTGGGGCTGGACCGTCCGTACAAAGTGGTGACGGGATTCGACCGG is part of the Pyramidobacter porci genome and encodes:
- a CDS encoding ABC transporter permease: MKILTHSLSTRSRRDPATRAVVAMLWLALGIFVIYPALRLLWIAFWVDGRFTLANIAPVITNWYDRQALINSLLLGGCVAVSGTVLGFVFAYAVTRLSLPGWFKFLLSGISMLPLISPPFTSSIALTLSLGPNGLLLKLLGLENFNFYGFWGTFLSETLTFYPVAFMTLTTILSRIDSNLEDAAYSMGASPLRVFRTVTLPLSAPGLANAFLLVFACSLADFATPLVLAGHAFPVLPTQAYLQITGMYDLKGGAALSFVLLVPALIVYAIQYCWLSKKSFVTISGKAGGRSSVKGPGAFPTACIIGLIAFVMVFVVYIYALIFWGSVVKVWGINNALTGENYAYVFNFGRKAIKDTLIIACLGTPLGGLLAVLVGYATERLKVKGHKTLETVSLLNFALPGTVVGIAYVIAFNDKPLVLTGTVSILVASYVFRYSSAGIRNVIASLQQIDPSIEEASASLGASPARTFRKVTLPLVLPAILAGMRYLFIHSMTAISATIFLVSVRWSLITTRILECMTELQFAQACAFSIVLIVLVFIASGVMALLARLLCRTGNAGGGIR
- a CDS encoding ABC transporter substrate-binding protein, translated to MKKFAALVLLLGLTALPARAAEINAYSIMPEKYVSKVTQAFEQETGIHVNFLRLSSGEAKTRLEAEKNNPQVDVLIGGPADTYEAIVAQGVFEKYSPKGVEAIPAKFRSADGYWTGIGIIPLCFLTNEDFLKKNKMQAPATWNDLLDPRYKNGLQMADARTSGTATERIFSLVKIMGEDEAFKYQKKLHANIQMYTKSGAGGAMPIATGQCASGIFYIVDALDIQQQGYPVVVSYPKDGVSYGIEGCGVVHGAKNLEDAKKFADWMVSKSFADFIVANKINYVPTRTDVTTDNPLLDLNAINLVETDVAWKGAKRDEFVERWKNEVIK
- a CDS encoding ABC transporter substrate-binding protein, translated to MKLFSAAKRLAFIGICLSALDVGGLGTGGWARTVESMNFTYVQSPLNVPSIVEKARGSFASYFKELGLPVGYANLTAGPQQTAALASGDLQILNAVGGTSIILAAANGADVKIISMYSRSPKAFMLFSNDAAIDSPAALKGKTVAGPKGTNLHELLVAYLKTGGLTIDDVKFVNMGIPAALAALEGGTIDAALQAGPSAYNCMKSGKHLITNGDGLVAALIATATSQKFYDENKELVETFERAQRSVLQFIAENHDEAMKMTAEATGLSVEAVEEMFPMYDFSMDVSEKDVEDLKKTEQFLLDNGMIDKEIDVKTLFLKR
- a CDS encoding Glu/Leu/Phe/Val family dehydrogenase — its product is MALVKRKSDNVLLRTALENFYGAAEEMGLDEGITDILAHSERKTCVSVPVEMDDGSIQVFEGFRVAHNSAVGPAKGGVRFHQDVCLDECEALAFMMTWKCSLAGIPYGGGKGGVRVDALKLSKKELERLSRTYAARIEPVVGAWTDVPAPDVNTNGQVMTWFMDTISRMRGRLEPAIFTGKPIPLWGSKGRNAATGLGVATCAIEFMKALGKDIKGMKCAVMGFGNVGSFAAKTLAEAGAKVVAISDITGVYYSENGIDIAKAFKLIASNPKKLLTGLDKEPGVKMIDSIQTCDCDIFLPCALEGVITEKNAGDIKAKYIVEGANGPTTPEGDKILDQRGILVVPDFLANSGGVIGSYFEWCQDLGGFFWSEEDYNNRLLSIMKDNFKKVWDYAQEHNVKMRRAAFLAAIKRVADATEMRGVYL
- a CDS encoding class I SAM-dependent methyltransferase, which produces MDKEPIPLLPRRSTLLFLRRFIAQPGQIGSVAPSSHFLVQEMLKLTDWPAVTDVAELGAGTGVVTEALLKKISPDACLSVFELDQKLREKIENKLKIAVFPDACDLAQVIRPGSLDVVISSLPWTTLPKEVSGKILQGVIACLKPNGQFIAYQYSRQMHRLFCHLFESVRISFVLRNIPPAFVYNCHTPQNHAEEKAALFFRAQA
- a CDS encoding Na+/H+ antiporter NhaC family protein, with translation MDLVAAFVFFAGAMAVGLGCRLPMFWAMIVGYFAFVAVGLHRGYPLGVLLKMSWQGAKNSLIVIRVLLLIGMLTGLWRSAGTFAFLVTWGMRLVKPSLFILAAYALSCGLSYAIGTSFGVAGTLGVALMALARGGGANELITAGAIMSGIYFGDRCSPASSCANLVASLTGTELYNNIKLMMKTSLVAVVGSCLFYYLLSLAYPMPRADSGMILSLEKSFNLTPWVIVPAVIMFVMPLLKVRSLYAFLASIAFAWGCTVCFQHASWDNSLRYAVLGFFAEPGSAAALFNGGGLKSMLDMCAVLFISGTYSGIFDGTHMLDGLQERLAGFMRRTSSFAALTLVGIIANGIFCNQTIGIMMTTQMMKRPYERAGLSRTELAQDIANSTVVTAGLIPWCIACSVPLAMLEVSAQALPYAAYLYLLPLSYALMKKIWFKS
- a CDS encoding ArsB/NhaD family transporter, coding for MDIRAWAALSIFVGVIVAIASGKVKSTTATLLGASVMALSGLLSGDQIVAAIDHNTVGLLVGMMIVVGILSKCGVFQYIAVKAVKVTGGRGSLILWSISFITVILSAFLDNVTTILLVTPVVLSLCDLIGLKPLPFLMMESFASTIGGTGTLIGDPPNMIIGSIAGLSFNDFIRVMTPVALIVWGSVTLYLERCYRAELSAVNAEATARLNQVDESKLITDRRLMAKALLVIFFVLVAFVLQKQIDVEPSVSALTAAAVLLIITGVDDATIIRDEVGWTTIIYFVSLFVMGGGLRATGVITAMAHGIATLFSGSPLAMALGILWVSGIACVFINSAAFAAIFVYVVAEIASATGMPATPLYWALALGACLGGSGSYLGAAANAVMADLAVKNNVGISFGYFMRIGLRVVLISLVISSAAVYVICKLS
- a CDS encoding CBS domain-containing protein; this encodes MKIGELMDRDLTALHEENTVAEAIETLLRHHMTGLPVLDEDCHVLGFVSEEDIIKSALPDYVSKLPSSAFLPDYGQFSVRLAAVGAKTVKDIMHRGCVAFDVDDTDFVVAAEMIRRHIKVAPVLKDGVMEGYISRAYLIKRMMRAAKPGSDAEVLDDQH